From a single Aspergillus puulaauensis MK2 DNA, chromosome 2, nearly complete sequence genomic region:
- a CDS encoding cytochrome c oxidase subunit 7 (COG:S;~EggNog:ENOG410PT1T;~InterPro:IPR039297;~PFAM:PF02238;~TransMembrane:1 (o44-63i)) has product MFRTAPRMAGWVFRENRVPYYQRLFQQHDGKRQWWQTSRSPYVMYPYLISIYGLGAATMYAMGRMVFGHKTWI; this is encoded by the exons ATGTTCCGCACAGCTCCTCGCATGGCCGG GTGGGTGTTCCGTGAGAACCGCGTCCCCTACTATCAGCGCCTCTTCCAGCAGCACGACGGCAAGCGTCAGTGGTGGCAG ACTTCCCGCAGCCCATACGTCATGTACCCCtacctcatctccatctacGGTCTCGGTGCTG CTACTATGTACGCCATGGGCCGCATGGTCTTC GGCCACAAGACCTGGATCTAA